The following proteins are co-located in the Eubalaena glacialis isolate mEubGla1 chromosome 14, mEubGla1.1.hap2.+ XY, whole genome shotgun sequence genome:
- the RAD51AP2 gene encoding RAD51-associated protein 2: protein MSFTQRAPQFVELGEPASSLPPPDDPDSPPPRSKRPRFEEPGGVSEAGWRLPLVPRLSEAEKVWESSARPFKALLVSAKEIFGNSTDSRVEKSVGEKQMCNLGCQNSRFEMKSCLRSLPSQSFDSGLKASRTSCEPGLCDRESFSVHCSDRSGTEAGQLPSASIHDGQAIKNEDGKRSLLQGRDNSQEDNNCTKQTENSFLDVTFYKETKSTFHDIKNRCKADSVMPSNKKENSISASTLKISKSQTQPSMEIAKPSYFRDCSTISIPEFPTDLNSKMSSVYLKEIMKKNDKNEAYVRDFTNIHWSQNRPDVKKQKLQDDKKTVDAENIFSECYGSNHQSLSNQSVCARKKDLISLHYYNHCSIKSDAIDSAKNFTIKLENANWEEAETCLDSYISTRSEKLKSWDCNIFLRKNRKNCWIMDSYKTKCETMKTTGEILNLQQSLETDLLSKENYHNTEVMKTHEGKSEPLMIETLGSQKALIKIFWLKGKGENDNMLQLRCYTTQKDFHLSSIFENFITGIFYFLKSISGNQKDNNILTWYGILKCKNQIDVQNLTTRNMNVNRNNDILSIYLQASVLDLLNIILKTNITSLLNNFDSLTIIENDSKLEEGCIFKWVIYLNYPKNVTVKKLISSSSMTVKNIHFPIFETYEKIPLLMDVDDIDENFLTKEISYKNKSSPERLMSVGNWVHCSPKTVKTHVKSCPQFIQIQKYINKKTYEINMQNQDLYSEGKQKHNKINRFNFKCIFEDFFNIRQQAIQASHNKKHNEQTNLTTITPVLTFGDLISEIEEKKYDLILKEEVKVTAQNLTNSCQVHEDIKIEKEKKKSFYSTEGIFFVQPVSLMSKKVGVEETKYVNRNTVADRNKSENIFQESELANSKHFHPKNDSSECFNLQFETHLSVGNNECFQDLSAKCLSRDALTIVNDFEMKSKFDLVLEELHMFHEISTENEILSTVETNNGQENYFVENNDVEEVKTEIKKGLKMGTGNKICSSSLLCDTIAGPNMRKKHQNLFKWKKVPKNGEQEVPNEYCCLRTSEEELLYSTSKEGCEKPSPERPAFFSDEFKEEKFNYLLKGGGNFSYGISRVLPLKTCSRPIRIGLSRKAKLKRLHPYLQ, encoded by the exons ATGTCGTTCACGCAGCGCGCGCCTCAGTTTGTGGAGCTCGGGGAGCCTGCTTCCTCTTTACCGCCTCCTGACGACCCTGATTCCCCACCACCCCGTAGTAAGCGGCCCCGTTTTGAGGAGCCCGGTGGTGTTTCTGAGGCGGGGTGGAGGCTGCCTTTGGTGCCTCGCTTGTCTGAGGCGGAAAAAGTCTGGGAGTCGTCGGCCAGACCCTTCAAGGCGCTCCTGGTTTCAGCTAAGGAGATTTTTGGTAACTCCACAGACTCGCGTGTGGAGAAATCTGTCGGTGAGAAGCAGATGTGTAATCTGGGATGCCAAAATAGCAGATTTGAGATGAAGAGTTGTTTGCGGTCTCTCCCCTCACAAAGTTTTGATTCTGGTTTGAAGGCTTCTAGAACGTCTTGTGAACCAGGGCTGTGTGACAGAGAGTCCTTCAGTGTGCATTGCAGTGATAGATCTGGAACAGAGGCTGGTCAGCTGCCCAGCGCCTCTATACATGATGGACAGGCAATTAAAAACGAGGATGGAAAACGATCTTTACTCCAGGGGAGAGACAATAGCCAGGAAGACAATAATTGcacaaaacagacagaaaattcatttttagaTGTTACCTTTTACAAGGAAACCAAATCAACGTTTCATGATATTAAGAACAGATGTAAAGCTGACAGCGTTATGccatcaaataaaaaagaaaatagcatttcAGCATCTACactaaaaatatcaaaatctCAAACCCAGCCCAGCATGGAAATTGCCAAACCCAGCTATTTTAGAGATTGCAGCACGATAAGTATCCCTGAGTTTCCAACTGATTTAAATAGCAAAATGTCTTCTGtctatttaaaggaaataatgaagaaaaatgacaaaaatgaggCATATGTGAGGGATTTCACAAACATTCACTGGTCCCAAAATAGACCTGATGTTAAGAAGCAAAAGTTACAGGATGATAAAAAAACTGTGgatgcagaaaatattttttctgaatgtTATGGAAGTAACCACCAGTCACTCAGCAACCAAAGTGTTTGTGCGAGAAAAAAAGACTTGATCAGTTTACACTACTATAATCACTGTAGTATCAAGTCTGATGCAATAGACTCTGCAAAGAATTTCACTATAAAACTAGAAAATGCAAATTGGGAAGAGGCAGAAACAtgcctggacagctacatatctACCAGATCGGAAAAATTGAAAAGCTGGGACTGTaacatttttttgagaaaaaataggaaaaattgtTGGATTATGGATAGTTACAAAACTAAATGTGAAACTATGAAAACAACTGGAGAAATATTGAATTTGCAACAATCATTAGAAACAGATCTTTtaagcaaagaaaattatcacAATACAGAAGTCATGAAAACACATGAAGGAAAATCAGAGCCTCTCATGATAGAAACACTGGGTAGTCAAAAagctttaataaaaattttttggttAAAAGGTAAAGGAGAAAACGATAATATGCTACAGTTGAGATGTTATACTACACAAAAAGACTTTCATTTAAGcagtatttttgaaaatttcattacaggaattttttatttccttaaaagtaTTTCAGGAaatcaaaaagataataatatcTTAACCTGGTATGGAATTTTGAAGTGTAAAAATCAAATTGATGTTCAAAATCTAACAACTAGGAATATGAATGTCAAtagaaataatgatattttaagcATATATTTACAAGCCAGTGTTTTAGACCTTCTAAATATTATATTGAAAACCAACATAACATCTTTGCTCAATAACTTTGACTCTTTAACAATAATTGAAAATGATTCTAAATTAGAAGAGGGATGCATTTTCAAATGGGTAATATATTTGAATTATCCAAAAAATGTTACAGTGAAAAAACTTATCAGTTCCTCCAGTATGACGGTTAAAAACATACACTTTCCAATTTttgaaacatatgaaaaaattccCCTTTTAATGGACGTTGATGACATCGATGAAAATTTTTTGACAAAAGAAATTAGTTACAAGAATAAGAGTAGTCCTGAACGACTCATGAGTGTGGGAAACTGGGTGCACTGTAGTCCTAAAACTGTTAAAACACATGTTAAATCTTGTCCTCAATTTATACAGATccagaaatatattaataaaaaaactTATGAAATAAATATGCAGAACCAAGATTTATATtctgaaggaaaacaaaagcataatAAGATCaacagatttaattttaaatgcatatttgaaGATTTCTTCAATATTAGGCAACAGGCTATACAGGCAAGccacaacaaaaaacacaatgaACAAACCAATCTGACGACTATAACTCCGGTGCTAACTTTTGGGGACTTGATAAgtgaaattgaagaaaaaaaatatgacttAATTTTGAAGGAGGAAGTAAAAGTCACAGCACAAAATTTAACAAACAGTTGCCAAGTTCATGAAGATATTaagatagaaaaggaaaagaaaaagagtttttatTCAACGGAAGGCATATTTTTTGTGCAACCAGTTTCATTAATGAGTAAGAAAGTAGGTGTGGAAGAAACTAAATATGTTAATCGAAATACTGTAGCTGACAGAAATAAATCTGAGAATATTTTTCAAGAAAGTGAGTTAGCTAATTCAAAGCATTTTCATCCAAAGAATGACTCTTCAGAATGTTTTAATCTTCAATTTGAAACTCATTTGAGTGTAGGGAACAATGAATGTTTTCAGGACTTATCTGCCAAGTGTTTATCAAGAGACGCTCTGACAATAGTAAACGATTTTGAGATGAAGAGTAAATTTGATTTAGTACTTGAAGAACTTCATATGTTTCATGAAATTAGTACGGAAAATGAAATTCTAAGCACTGTGGAAACCAACAATGGGCAAGAAAATTACTTTGTAGAAAATAATGATGTTGAGGAGGTAAAAACGGAGATTAAAAAAGGTTTGAAAATGGGTACAGGAAACAAAATATGTTCATCTTCTTTGCTCTGTGATACGATAGCAGGTCCTAATATGCGTAAAAAACACCAAAAtttgtttaaatggaaaaaagtacCCAAAAATGGAGAGCAGGAAGTTCCTAATGAATATTGCTGTCTAAGAACATCAGAGGAAGAATTACTCTATTCTACTTCTAAGGAAG GTTGTGAAAAACCTTCACCTGAAAGACCAGCTTTCTTCTCTGAtgaatttaaggaagaaaaatttaattatttactgAAGGGAG GTGGCAACTtttcatatggaatttcaagaGTACTACCTCTTAAGACATGCAGTCGACCAATCAGAATTGGTTTGTCAAGAAAAGCTAAGCTTAAACGACTTCATCCCTATCTGCAATAA